The following proteins are encoded in a genomic region of Halomicroarcula saliterrae:
- a CDS encoding S8 family serine peptidase, with amino-acid sequence MVPDGVARINATEAASDIPDSAESEVDVAVVDTGIDADHPDLVNNLEWGVDTTNGTVREGIQAADDVKYHGTHLAGIVAAENNSKGVVGVAPNVDLYSVQVLNKSRQTNKLQTDADWINTGIRMAARGPDDTLNTDDDPEIILMGINSSKDLPKLEDAIEYAANHALLVAPVGNSGGGSSSPKEVMYPARYSEVMGVAATDRDDERWSKSAEGPAVEIAAPGVNIRSTVPNEHMFGNAIYRTGSGTSMASPHVAGTAALIMASDLADGNRDLSDADVRDQLTDTALDLGDQGRDDKYGSGRVRAYYSITGRPYIDNIAEPNDDKDDADAVEPGENVQGLKIRDEDTDFYELEDDSGGELSTTISLASAKTSLQQSDSTRSKSATDPALDAELIGPSGTITTVDSIRDSETITYTADEDGSYYLKLTTNSESAVTYDLSVDETSDDGSEEQDASDQFEDNDARGNASDIAAGSYENLEVKDQDWYKLQVSSATNIEVEISFDASETSLSLDLEDSDGWPVGREEPVIDGEKVVHETPSGGTYYINVDNVGTDVSTYNLSIDIGGSGDRHADNRYDATAVSPGDQVSGTIDDDVDYFSVTARSGATLKPELSITGGDGELDMTLLNESGGTVESATTDGNSDSLTYEVPESGEYYVQVYSPFGGTADYDLKMKYDAAEDEDGTSSGDRFEPNDRRRNATEISSGADFDGLTLYDGNDNTEFEDYYAFNAKKGVEYTVTASFDDVSGDPRLIVDGPSLYKGFQGTTSPKDIEFTAAFDQTHYIWVYNASTKYDLSLEKMSSGDSLEINDRPEDATPVEPGDNYQGLAIEDKNGVEDVDYFAIDVNHSETITSEIDFDTGDSDLELDLFGPDKSKIKHGRLTSGGEGIRHKARRSGTYYLRVQAQGATGSYDFRVGLRNPVPPGTEPFEPNDKISNSREIVPGETYQQLNLSDDDEDYFAVELRAGEEITVRRETWGEGALGARLLDPSGKSVEWDENRGGTAKFSHEAGMSGTYYIKIDGIARDPPLPYELHTEVSSPSDRLEPNDEEDQARLVSQGYWEDVSVGTYAYDYYLVDVRPGETLTASVDAPDGEDDVAASLTLNGPGGTNKRTRFNTISYTADEGGLYRIGVDKDYTLADVPERYNLDIDIRGSDSNGDGSADADSGNQATEVPLTGDKIEGRSIGAQATHTYVIPLRAGRNLSTEVVPRNGELKEVSLVDPDGFTVLSTSEERIDRQIQVGKTGRYKIKVDGPPSGETQYDIALNPTGAAFKNDGRGEPNDKRSTATALVSSSRSYERLELHPDEADYYELHAFEGETISVSISQSQSNTDMDAQLLDSSGTTLKRWDSPRELRSIRYEADQTGSYYLRLENGSPDGSNGATVGYSMEYMVDVPSVIQRAPDGFESNDRRASASAVQPGSDYEGLTLPGRDVDYYAVQADAGDTIAPQTNTRYEQQNLTVKLVDDNGTVVATKSGSSDDHISHQVQRSGTYYINVSSSVFTSIPYEFDVAITEHEGRFEPDDNRDSATELTAGDSYERLNVTAADNPDYFEITLDQGEQVTTRIDGETGLDVDLIAPDGSVVHTALSGRDRLRHTADQSGAYYIRMATDLEELVGYNVSVDVTEPDEFEDNDARSTATQLQAGEEVTSTTLRPDDEDYFAVEADSSEVITSSADLDQRAGDVDMELLAPNGTVLTRADSAATDEHVEHEAQQSGTYYVRVFTASDRWHHYNLSADVVEPVDRFESNDGTATATPMQPDDEYNHLSVGGDDEDYFAIELRAAATFEASITTAQRGTDLDPELIAPNGAVVASASSAGQQEQLTHETVSAGTYYVRVSAADGPGANYDIETRTSPGRDRLEPNDNPGNATRVPADARRRNLTLTEGDTDRFAVTASDSTILSLNVSFDNYASEGQILLYGPNGTEMAQTTTYGGTEQIRALTNRSGTHRIAVVNSDRYMSTEYDLQVNVSEPVSDPLEPNDRRRNATDVAVTDSYAGLVLGRMEQDYFVFNVSEGDLIDPRISFDHDMADVNATLTSSNGTVVETSESDTDVETIDYEVSRSGSYYLRVASGDGNGALYDFQYGNTTGDRLEPDDRGSRATTVSFGDSYENLTVGWADDDYFAFDVEKGDLIDPEITPHQSATDIRAELLTEDGTPVASASPNHEQLSYQAPQNGTYYLQISQLNVDETSSYDLRYGNATGDRLEPNDHRTRATPVSLGDSYENLTVSDWDSDYFAFDVSKGELIDPEIEADDGLRAELTTGDGSSVSSANLDYEQLSYEAEQNTTYYLRLWTYGAGTTTYDLLYGNSTGDRLEPDDWRTRATNVSLGDSYQNLTISDGDPDYFAFNATGGELIDPEIRFDGADYPSAELVRPDGSSVTSVDLNYDQLEYEVEHGGTYYVKLSVENQEPGFYDLQYGNASGDRLEPDDWRTRATNVSIGDSYQNLTISDGDPDYFAFNASDGELIDPEIRFDGADHPSAELVRSDGSSVTSRNLDYRSLSYEVEQGGTYYVKLSVAADDPVAYDLVYGNSTGDRLEPDDWRTRATNVSFGDSYQNLTISDGDPDYFAVTVEENEVIDPSFSFDDDASDPRVELLGPEGPSETSANLDDDQLEYEVDQAGTYYLELSVEDDELVSYDFEYGSSSGDRLEPDDWPSRATNVSVGDSYQNLTVSDGDPDYFAFNATEGELIDPEIRLDGADYPSAELVRSDGSSVTSVDLNYERLEYEVEQNGTYYVKLSVAADDPVAYDLVYGNSTGDRLEPDDWRTRATNVSLGDRYDNLTVSDGDPDYFAVTVDENGVIDPSFSFDRYADNPQAQLLGPDGSSMTSADLDYEQLAYEVNSAGTYYVGLSIDADEPVAYDLVYGNSTGDRLEPDDWPSRATNLSLGDSYANLTISDGDPDSFAVTVDENGVIDPSFSFDGDASDPRVELLGPNGSSVTSTNLDYGELYYEAEQTGTYHLRLRVDNSDQSNYTVQYGDTTGDRLEPDDQTARATPVSLGDSYENLSVSDGDPDYFAFTASAGELLDPRLSFGDDATGARLELIGPTGRAVTTVAPAREQLSYEVRRDGTYYLRVTADTDELASYDLVYGNSTGDRLEPDDRTTRATSVSPGDSYENLTVSDGDPDYFKVNVSKRDLNGWQPSLADTYISGGWSGPQYQFGGYGADSRTARIDPRFSFGDSVDTPRAKLLGQGGAVLTSVDLADEELDYEVATAGTYYIRVTADTDESASYDIVYGNVTGDQLEPDDRETRATVVSPGDSYDNLTIERNDPDYFAFNVSEGELIDPRFTFGDGIDSPSAELVGPGGQTVARADLDHDQLTYDVEQNGTFYLRVETAGSGSYEFVYGNTTGDRLEGDDRRSRATTVSRGDSYDNLTVSDSDPDYFAFNVSEGELVDPRVVPSGESNLEVTLTDADGSHLDAVDPEYRQISHEARESGTYYLSVEADYIGGSYRLVYPNTTEPRGYFGLQRARSSGLGFSAVGLSVGP; translated from the coding sequence ATGGTTCCGGATGGCGTGGCTCGTATCAACGCGACGGAGGCTGCAAGCGATATTCCCGACTCGGCCGAGTCCGAGGTCGACGTTGCGGTCGTCGATACGGGTATCGACGCCGACCATCCCGACCTGGTAAACAATCTCGAATGGGGGGTCGATACCACCAACGGAACCGTTCGAGAGGGTATCCAGGCGGCCGACGATGTCAAATACCATGGGACTCATCTGGCGGGTATCGTCGCCGCTGAAAACAACAGCAAGGGTGTCGTCGGCGTCGCTCCGAACGTCGACCTGTACTCGGTACAGGTCCTCAACAAGAGTCGCCAGACGAACAAGCTACAGACGGATGCGGACTGGATCAACACCGGCATTCGAATGGCCGCCCGAGGCCCCGACGACACCCTAAACACCGATGACGACCCCGAGATCATCCTGATGGGAATAAACAGCTCGAAGGACTTACCAAAACTGGAGGATGCCATCGAGTACGCCGCGAATCACGCTCTACTCGTGGCTCCAGTGGGCAATAGCGGCGGCGGGTCCTCCAGCCCCAAGGAAGTGATGTATCCCGCCCGCTACAGTGAGGTGATGGGCGTCGCAGCGACTGACAGAGATGACGAAAGGTGGAGCAAAAGCGCCGAAGGACCGGCCGTCGAGATCGCTGCACCGGGCGTGAACATCCGCTCGACCGTCCCAAACGAGCATATGTTCGGGAACGCGATATACCGGACAGGGTCGGGAACGTCGATGGCGTCCCCTCACGTCGCGGGGACGGCTGCCCTTATTATGGCCAGTGACCTCGCCGATGGGAACCGTGACCTTTCCGATGCTGACGTTCGGGACCAACTGACAGACACTGCACTCGATCTGGGCGACCAGGGGCGAGACGACAAGTACGGCTCCGGTCGGGTTCGGGCCTACTACTCGATTACCGGCAGGCCTTACATCGACAACATCGCCGAGCCAAACGACGACAAGGACGACGCCGATGCCGTGGAACCGGGAGAGAACGTCCAGGGGCTCAAGATCCGGGACGAAGACACGGACTTCTACGAGCTGGAGGACGACAGTGGCGGGGAACTATCGACGACGATCTCGCTCGCAAGCGCCAAGACATCGCTCCAGCAATCTGACTCCACCCGATCGAAGAGCGCGACTGATCCCGCCCTGGACGCGGAACTGATCGGTCCTAGCGGGACGATAACCACTGTCGATTCGATCAGGGATTCAGAAACGATCACATACACAGCCGACGAGGACGGGTCGTACTATCTTAAACTGACCACGAACAGCGAGTCGGCCGTAACGTACGACCTCTCGGTCGACGAGACGAGTGACGACGGCAGTGAGGAGCAAGATGCCAGCGACCAGTTTGAGGACAACGACGCTCGGGGGAACGCGAGCGATATCGCCGCCGGCTCGTACGAGAATCTGGAAGTCAAAGACCAGGATTGGTACAAACTGCAGGTTTCGTCGGCGACGAACATCGAAGTAGAGATCTCGTTCGATGCGAGCGAAACTTCCCTGTCGCTCGATCTGGAGGATTCGGATGGGTGGCCTGTCGGTCGCGAGGAACCGGTGATCGACGGCGAGAAAGTCGTCCACGAGACCCCAAGTGGGGGCACCTATTACATCAACGTAGACAACGTGGGGACAGACGTATCGACGTACAACCTCTCTATAGATATCGGTGGCTCCGGCGACCGACACGCCGACAACCGGTACGACGCGACGGCAGTCTCGCCCGGCGACCAGGTGAGTGGGACCATCGACGATGACGTAGACTACTTCAGCGTCACCGCACGGTCCGGAGCGACGCTCAAACCGGAACTGTCGATTACCGGCGGTGACGGGGAACTCGACATGACCCTGCTCAACGAGTCGGGAGGGACGGTTGAGTCGGCGACGACCGACGGTAACAGCGACTCGCTCACGTACGAGGTTCCGGAATCAGGTGAATACTATGTTCAGGTCTACTCCCCGTTCGGTGGTACTGCTGACTACGACCTGAAGATGAAGTACGACGCCGCCGAAGACGAGGACGGGACCTCCTCGGGAGACAGATTCGAGCCGAACGATCGAAGGAGGAACGCGACCGAGATCTCTAGCGGCGCCGACTTCGACGGACTCACGCTGTACGACGGCAACGACAACACTGAATTCGAAGATTATTACGCATTCAATGCAAAAAAAGGGGTGGAATACACGGTCACGGCATCGTTTGACGACGTGTCTGGCGATCCGAGGCTGATAGTGGATGGTCCCTCGTTGTACAAAGGCTTCCAGGGGACCACCAGTCCGAAAGACATCGAGTTCACTGCCGCATTTGACCAGACACACTACATTTGGGTGTATAATGCGAGCACGAAATACGACCTCAGTCTCGAGAAGATGTCATCCGGCGATTCGCTCGAAATAAACGACAGACCGGAGGATGCGACACCGGTCGAGCCGGGCGACAACTACCAGGGACTCGCGATCGAAGATAAAAACGGTGTCGAGGACGTGGATTACTTCGCAATCGATGTAAACCACAGTGAGACGATTACGTCCGAGATTGACTTCGACACCGGGGACTCAGATCTGGAGCTGGATCTGTTTGGACCCGATAAATCCAAAATCAAACACGGCAGGTTGACCTCCGGCGGTGAGGGGATTCGCCACAAGGCCAGACGGTCGGGGACGTACTATCTGCGAGTTCAGGCTCAGGGGGCAACCGGGTCGTACGATTTCCGGGTCGGACTGCGTAATCCGGTCCCCCCCGGCACAGAGCCCTTCGAACCCAACGATAAAATATCAAATTCTAGAGAGATAGTTCCCGGCGAGACCTACCAGCAGCTGAACCTCAGTGATGACGACGAGGACTACTTCGCAGTCGAACTGCGTGCCGGGGAGGAGATCACCGTGCGTCGCGAGACTTGGGGCGAGGGAGCCTTGGGCGCGAGATTGCTCGATCCGAGCGGAAAATCCGTCGAGTGGGACGAGAACCGCGGCGGTACCGCGAAATTTAGCCACGAAGCGGGTATGTCGGGGACGTACTACATCAAAATCGATGGAATCGCGCGCGATCCACCGCTACCCTACGAGCTACACACTGAGGTGTCGTCTCCCAGCGACCGGCTGGAGCCAAACGATGAGGAAGATCAAGCGCGGCTCGTTTCCCAGGGGTACTGGGAGGACGTGTCTGTCGGGACCTATGCCTATGACTACTATCTGGTCGACGTCCGACCAGGGGAAACCCTGACAGCGAGCGTCGATGCCCCAGACGGCGAAGACGATGTTGCTGCTTCGCTCACGCTAAACGGCCCCGGAGGCACGAACAAACGCACACGCTTCAACACGATTTCGTACACCGCCGACGAGGGGGGACTCTACCGCATCGGTGTAGATAAGGATTACACACTGGCTGATGTCCCGGAGCGGTACAACCTCGATATCGACATCCGAGGGTCGGATTCCAACGGCGATGGGTCCGCGGACGCCGATAGTGGGAACCAAGCAACGGAGGTCCCGTTGACCGGCGACAAGATCGAAGGTCGGTCGATAGGGGCGCAAGCCACTCACACCTACGTCATACCGCTTCGGGCCGGCCGGAACCTCTCGACCGAGGTCGTACCGCGCAACGGGGAGCTAAAAGAAGTGTCGCTGGTCGACCCAGACGGTTTTACGGTTTTGTCGACCTCTGAAGAGCGGATCGACCGTCAGATCCAAGTCGGCAAAACGGGCCGATACAAAATAAAAGTTGATGGACCGCCGTCAGGAGAAACACAGTACGACATCGCGCTGAATCCGACCGGGGCCGCTTTCAAAAACGACGGCAGAGGGGAACCGAACGACAAACGCAGCACTGCAACGGCCCTCGTCTCCAGTAGCCGCAGCTACGAGCGCCTGGAGCTCCACCCCGATGAAGCGGATTACTACGAACTCCACGCTTTCGAGGGCGAGACGATTAGCGTGTCCATCTCGCAGTCACAGAGCAATACCGACATGGATGCGCAGCTGCTCGATTCGAGTGGCACGACGCTGAAACGGTGGGACTCGCCCAGAGAGTTGCGCTCAATCCGATACGAGGCGGACCAAACTGGGTCCTACTACCTGCGTCTGGAGAACGGCTCACCCGATGGGAGCAACGGTGCAACTGTTGGGTACAGTATGGAGTACATGGTCGACGTCCCAAGCGTCATACAACGAGCACCGGACGGGTTCGAATCCAACGACAGGCGAGCCAGTGCATCAGCAGTCCAGCCTGGCTCCGATTATGAAGGGCTCACGCTCCCCGGGAGAGATGTCGACTACTACGCGGTTCAGGCCGACGCCGGAGACACTATCGCTCCGCAGACGAACACCAGATACGAGCAACAGAACCTCACCGTCAAACTGGTTGACGATAACGGCACGGTGGTCGCCACGAAGTCCGGCAGCTCCGATGACCATATCAGTCACCAGGTCCAACGATCCGGAACCTACTATATCAACGTCAGTTCCAGTGTGTTCACGTCGATACCATACGAGTTCGACGTAGCTATTACCGAGCACGAGGGTCGCTTCGAACCAGACGACAACCGAGACAGTGCGACCGAACTCACTGCGGGTGACAGCTACGAGAGGCTGAACGTCACAGCAGCCGACAACCCTGACTACTTCGAGATTACTCTGGACCAAGGTGAGCAGGTGACGACCAGAATCGATGGCGAGACTGGTCTCGATGTTGATCTCATCGCACCGGACGGATCGGTCGTCCACACCGCCCTGTCTGGTCGTGACCGGCTCAGACACACTGCTGATCAGTCCGGCGCGTACTACATCCGGATGGCGACAGACCTGGAAGAACTGGTCGGCTACAACGTCAGCGTTGACGTGACCGAACCCGACGAGTTCGAGGACAACGACGCTCGATCGACCGCGACACAGTTGCAGGCCGGCGAGGAAGTGACGAGCACGACGCTTCGGCCCGATGACGAGGACTACTTTGCTGTCGAGGCCGATTCTAGCGAGGTTATCACCTCCAGCGCGGACCTCGACCAGCGCGCCGGCGATGTCGACATGGAGTTGCTGGCTCCGAACGGCACTGTCCTGACCCGCGCGGATTCGGCCGCAACTGACGAACACGTTGAGCACGAAGCACAGCAGTCGGGTACCTACTACGTTCGCGTGTTCACTGCCAGCGACCGGTGGCACCACTACAACCTCTCTGCCGACGTCGTCGAACCAGTCGACAGGTTCGAATCGAACGACGGGACCGCAACGGCAACACCGATGCAACCGGACGACGAGTACAATCATCTCTCGGTCGGAGGGGATGACGAGGACTATTTCGCGATCGAGTTGCGTGCGGCCGCGACGTTCGAGGCGAGCATCACGACAGCACAGCGTGGGACGGACCTGGACCCGGAACTGATAGCACCGAACGGTGCCGTCGTCGCCTCCGCGTCCTCGGCAGGACAGCAGGAACAGCTCACTCATGAGACTGTATCCGCCGGGACGTACTACGTTCGCGTGTCCGCAGCCGACGGACCCGGTGCCAACTACGATATCGAGACGCGGACCAGCCCGGGTCGGGACCGACTGGAGCCCAACGATAACCCCGGAAACGCGACGCGAGTACCGGCTGACGCCCGCCGCCGGAATCTGACTCTCACCGAGGGAGACACCGATCGCTTCGCGGTGACTGCCAGCGATAGCACCATACTCAGCCTGAACGTCTCGTTCGACAACTACGCCAGTGAGGGACAGATACTATTGTACGGGCCAAACGGCACGGAAATGGCGCAAACGACCACGTATGGAGGCACCGAACAGATCCGAGCACTTACGAACAGGTCCGGAACCCATCGTATCGCCGTCGTCAACTCGGATAGGTACATGTCTACCGAGTACGATTTACAGGTGAACGTGAGCGAGCCGGTGTCCGACCCGCTCGAACCCAACGACCGGCGTCGGAACGCCACCGATGTCGCCGTCACCGACAGCTACGCCGGGCTCGTCCTCGGCCGGATGGAGCAGGACTACTTCGTGTTTAACGTAAGCGAGGGCGACCTGATCGACCCGCGGATCTCCTTCGACCACGACATGGCTGATGTCAATGCGACCTTGACGAGCTCCAACGGAACGGTCGTCGAAACGTCGGAGTCCGATACCGATGTCGAAACCATCGACTACGAGGTTAGTCGGTCCGGGTCGTACTACCTACGAGTCGCCAGCGGTGACGGTAACGGGGCCCTCTACGACTTCCAGTACGGGAACACGACTGGCGACCGACTCGAACCCGACGACCGGGGGAGCCGTGCCACGACCGTCTCGTTCGGCGATAGCTACGAGAACCTCACTGTCGGGTGGGCGGACGACGACTACTTCGCCTTCGATGTCGAGAAGGGCGACCTGATCGATCCCGAAATCACGCCCCATCAGAGCGCCACAGATATACGCGCCGAACTGCTGACCGAGGACGGTACGCCGGTGGCCAGTGCAAGTCCCAACCACGAGCAGCTCAGCTACCAGGCTCCGCAAAACGGCACCTACTACCTGCAGATCTCGCAATTAAACGTGGACGAGACGAGTTCCTACGACCTGCGCTACGGGAACGCCACCGGTGATCGTCTTGAACCCAACGACCACAGGACGAGAGCTACGCCCGTATCGCTTGGAGATAGCTACGAGAACCTCACCGTCAGCGACTGGGACTCAGACTACTTCGCCTTCGATGTCAGCAAGGGCGAGCTGATAGACCCCGAGATCGAGGCCGACGATGGCCTCCGCGCCGAACTGACGACCGGGGACGGCTCGTCTGTCTCGAGTGCGAATCTCGACTACGAGCAGCTCAGCTACGAAGCCGAACAGAACACCACGTACTACCTCCGGCTGTGGACCTACGGTGCGGGGACGACTACCTATGACTTGCTTTACGGTAACTCGACGGGCGACCGCCTCGAACCGGACGACTGGCGGACCCGAGCCACGAACGTCTCCCTCGGGGACAGCTACCAGAATCTCACCATCAGCGACGGGGATCCGGACTACTTCGCGTTCAACGCGACCGGGGGCGAGCTGATAGATCCAGAGATACGCTTCGACGGCGCCGACTACCCGTCGGCAGAGCTGGTTCGCCCGGACGGGTCGTCTGTGACCAGTGTGGACCTCAACTACGACCAGCTCGAATACGAGGTCGAACATGGCGGCACGTACTACGTGAAGCTCTCGGTCGAAAACCAAGAGCCAGGCTTCTATGATCTCCAGTACGGAAATGCCTCCGGCGACCGCCTCGAACCGGACGACTGGCGCACTCGGGCGACGAACGTCTCCATCGGGGACAGCTACCAGAACCTCACTATCAGCGACGGGGACCCCGACTACTTCGCGTTCAACGCGAGCGATGGCGAGCTGATAGATCCAGAGATACGCTTCGACGGGGCTGACCACCCGTCGGCAGAGCTGGTCCGCTCCGACGGCTCGTCCGTGACCAGTAGGAACCTCGACTACCGGTCGCTCAGCTACGAGGTCGAACAGGGTGGCACTTATTACGTGAAGCTCTCGGTCGCCGCGGACGACCCGGTCGCGTACGACCTGGTATACGGCAACTCGACCGGAGACAGACTCGAACCCGACGACTGGCGGACCCGTGCGACGAACGTCTCCTTCGGGGACAGCTACCAGAATCTCACCATCAGCGACGGGGACCCGGACTACTTCGCTGTCACTGTCGAGGAGAACGAAGTCATAGACCCTTCGTTCTCGTTCGACGATGACGCTTCCGACCCGCGGGTGGAACTGCTCGGTCCGGAGGGACCGTCTGAGACCAGCGCGAACCTCGACGATGACCAGCTCGAATACGAGGTCGACCAAGCCGGGACGTACTATCTAGAACTCTCGGTCGAGGACGACGAGCTGGTTTCTTACGACTTCGAGTACGGGAGTTCGTCCGGCGACCGGCTCGAACCGGACGATTGGCCCAGTCGCGCCACGAACGTCTCCGTCGGGGACAGCTACCAGAACCTCACCGTCAGCGACGGGGACCCGGACTACTTCGCCTTCAACGCGACAGAGGGCGAGCTGATAGATCCCGAGATACGTCTTGACGGGGCCGACTATCCGTCGGCAGAGCTGGTTCGCTCGGACGGGTCGTCTGTGACCAGTGTGGACCTCAACTACGAACGGCTCGAATACGAGGTCGAACAGAACGGTACGTACTACGTGAAGCTCTCGGTCGCCGCGGACGACCCGGTCGCGTACGACCTGGTATACGGCAACTCGACCGGAGACAGACTCGAACCCGACGACTGGCGGACCCGTGCGACGAACGTCTCACTCGGGGACAGGTACGACAATCTCACTGTCAGCGACGGGGACCCGGACTACTTCGCGGTCACTGTCGATGAGAACGGAGTGATAGACCCGTCGTTCTCGTTCGACAGGTATGCAGACAATCCGCAAGCGCAACTGCTCGGGCCGGACGGATCGTCCATGACCAGCGCGGACCTCGACTACGAACAGCTCGCATACGAGGTCAACAGTGCCGGAACATACTACGTGGGGCTCTCGATCGACGCCGACGAACCGGTCGCGTACGACCTCGTCTACGGGAATTCGACAGGCGACCGGCTCGAACCGGACGACTGGCCCAGTCGCGCAACGAACCTCTCGCTTGGCGACAGCTACGCGAACCTGACAATCAGCGACGGGGACCCGGACTCCTTCGCGGTCACTGTCGACGAGAACGGAGTCATAGACCCATCGTTCTCGTTCGATGGCGACGCGTCCGACCCGCGGGTGGAACTGCTCGGTCCGAACGGGTCCTCCGTGACCAGTACGAACCTCGACTACGGTGAGCTCTACTACGAGGCCGAGCAGACCGGTACCTATCATCTCCGTCTGCGGGTCGACAACAGCGACCAGTCGAACTACACTGTCCAGTACGGAGATACGACGGGTGACAGGCTCGAACCCGACGACCAAACTGCGAGAGCCACACCCGTCTCCCTCGGTGACAGCTACGAGAATCTCTCTGTCAGCGACGGGGACCCGGACTACTTCGCGTTCACCGCCAGCGCCGGTGAACTGCTCGACCCGCGACTATCGTTCGGCGACGACGCGACCGGCGCGAGACTGGAGCTGATCGGCCCCACCGGCAGGGCCGTCACCACCGTGGCCCCGGCGCGTGAACAGCTTAGCTACGAGGTCCGGCGAGACGGGACGTACTATCTCCGAGTGACTGCCGACACCGACGAGTTAGCGTCCTACGACCTGGTGTACGGGAATTCGACCGGCGACCGGCTCGAACCCGACGACAGAACGACGAGAGCAACGTCCGTCTCGCCGGGTGACAGCTACGAGAACCTCACCGTCAGCGACGGCGACCCCGATTATTTCAAAGTCAACGTTAGCAAGCGAGATCTCAACGGCTGGCAGCCATCACTGGCTGACACGTATATCTCAGGTGGCTGGTCCGGTCCGCAGTACCAGTTCGGCGGCTACGGGGCCGATTCGAGGACCGCACGTATCGACCCGCGGTTCTCGTTCGGTGACAGTGTCGACACGCCGCGGGCGAAGCTGCTCGGGCAGGGCGGCGCAGTCCTGACTAGTGTGGACCTCGCGGATGAAGAGCTCGATTACGAGGTTGCTACCGCGGGGACCTACTATATCCGCGTGACTGCCGACACTGACGAATCAGCATCGTACGACATAGTCTACGGCAACGTGACCGGTGACCAGCTGGAGCCCGACGACAGAGAGACGAGGGCCACGGTCGTCTCGCCGGGGGACAGCTACGACAATCTCACTATCGAGCGGAACGACCCAGATTACTTCGCGTTCAACGTTAGCGAGGGCGAATTGATAGACCCACGGTTCACGTTCGGCGACGGTATCGACAGTCCGTCCGCGGAACTGGTCGGACCCGGTGGGCAGACCGTCGCCAGGGCCGACCTCGACCACGACCAGCTAACCTACGATGTCGAGCAGAACGGTACTTTCTACCTGCGGGTCGAGACCGCGGGGTCGGGTTCCTACGAGTTCGTCTACGGGAACACGACCGGTGACCGTCTGGAAGGAGATGACCGACGAAGCAGAGCGACGACCGTCTCTCGTGGGGATAGCTACGATAATCTCACTGTCTCTGACAGCGACCCGGACTATTTCGCGTTCAACGTCAGCGAGGGCGAGTTGGTCGATCCCAGGGTCGTGCCGTCTGGCGAGAGCAATCTGGAAGTGACACTGACCGACGCCGACGGGTCGCATCTTGACGCGGTCGACCCCGAGTACCGACAGATCAGCCACGAAGCCAGAGAGTCAGGCACGTACTACCTCAGTGTCGAAGCCGACTACATCGGCGGTTCGTATCGCCTCGTCTACCCAAACACCACAGAGCCACGTGGATACTTTGGCCTGCAGCGTGCTAGATCGAGCGGGCTGGGGTTCTCGGCGGTCGGCCTGTCTGTCGGGCCGTGA